ACGGCAGGCCCCACACGACAGGTGTTACTGCTATCGGTTGATGTCATGTAAAGCAATACAACAACGCTGCCATTTCTCGCTGTAGTACAGCCCCGGTAAATGCCCTGCTTCTGTACGTTTGTTATAGAGGTATATCGGTTAGAAAAGATGCCGCAATAAATTGGCTGCATTAAATTGATATCCAGGGGCGGATCATATCTGGCCTGCATTGCTTATCTTCTGCCAGCATAACCGCTGCGTGATGTTGTATGTATTTAATCAGGGTTTAAAAGATGAAGTTGACGTTTTGGGGAGCAGCCAGGACTGTAACCGGATCCAAGCACTTGTTGACGCTCGACAACGGGAAAACCATGTTGATGGATTGCGGGCTATTTCAGGGTCGCCGGAGCGAGTCGCGAGAGCGCAACGAACGCTTCGGGTTTGATCCTGCGGCGCTAGATGTGGTATTGTTGTCACATGCACACATCGATCATGCCGGCCTGCTGCCCAAATTGTACCGCGAAGGATTCCGGGGGCGGGTATATGCTACCCACGCTACATACGATCTGGCAACCCTCTTGCTTTACGATAGTGCGCATATCCAGCAGAAAGACATCCGTTTTGTAAACAAAATCCGCAAGCGCAAAGGCAAGCCGGCCGTTGAGCCCCTGTACGACGAAGAGGATGTAGAAGGTATTCTGTCGTTGTTTGTCGGCGTTTCCTATGGCCAGCCGTTTAGTCCCGTTGAAGGCGTCTCTGTTGTTTACCGCGATGCCGGCCACATTCTGGGATCTGCCACGATGGTGCTTACCATCCAGGAAGCTGGCCGAACAACCCGGCTTGGCTTCACGGGAGACGTCGGATCACCCAATCGCCCAATCCTGCGTGATCCGCAGGTGATGGATGATTGTGATTACCTCATCTGTGAGTCGACCTACGGCGGCAAGGAGCATCTGCCACCAGACGAAACGAAGCAGGCTTTAGGAGAATTGATCCGAAAAACGGCTGCTCGCGGCGGGAAAGTTATCATCCCGGCATTCTCTGTAGGGCGGACCCAGGAAATTGTTTATTCGCTCGACCAGTTGTGGAATGAAGGAGAGCTGCCCCAAATTCCAGTGTATGTAGATAGCCCTCTCGCCGTAAATGCTACCGGCGTGTTTCTCTCGCATCCAGAATGTTTCGACCGGGACTTGCTAGAATACATGCGCACAGACGACAATCCGTTTGGATTCGAAAAACTGCAATACG
This Bacteroidota bacterium DNA region includes the following protein-coding sequences:
- a CDS encoding MBL fold metallo-hydrolase → MKLTFWGAARTVTGSKHLLTLDNGKTMLMDCGLFQGRRSESRERNERFGFDPAALDVVLLSHAHIDHAGLLPKLYREGFRGRVYATHATYDLATLLLYDSAHIQQKDIRFVNKIRKRKGKPAVEPLYDEEDVEGILSLFVGVSYGQPFSPVEGVSVVYRDAGHILGSATMVLTIQEAGRTTRLGFTGDVGSPNRPILRDPQVMDDCDYLICESTYGGKEHLPPDETKQALGELIRKTAARGGKVIIPAFSVGRTQEIVYSLDQLWNEGELPQIPVYVDSPLAVNATGVFLSHPECFDRDLLEYMRTDDNPFGFEKLQYVRKVERSKALNGTSLPMVIISASGMCEAGRILHHLRNNIEDPRNTVLMVGYCADHTLGKRLIEKRPEVRIFGESHPLRADVVVMNQYSAHADEPGLLNVVQALNQNRLRKIFLVHGAPQRQDAFKERLGDEGYRDVVIPEHGESFTLN